The following coding sequences are from one Poecile atricapillus isolate bPoeAtr1 chromosome 28, bPoeAtr1.hap1, whole genome shotgun sequence window:
- the CACTIN gene encoding splicing factor Cactin, translated as MGSGSRSPGRGGRSERERNRDREKERDREKERDREKEWDRDRERDRDRGRSRSGSRGRRHRSRSRSRSRGRRREPSSGSDFGDERQKWKKKKRSSSRDRHHKDRRKQRSRSRGRSSDSSPERGRDRAARSRERRRRRDGSKSSVSSVSSPSPPRPRGREEPEQQLSLQERLRLREEKKKQAALLKALETPEEKRARRLAKKEAKERKKREKMGWGEEYMGYTNTDNPFGDNNLLGTFIWSKALEKKGISHLDEKDLKERNKRIQEDNRLELQKVKQLRLEREREKAMREQELEMLQREKEAEHFKTWEEQEDNFHLQQAKLRSKIRIRDGRAKPIDLLAKYISAEDDDLAVEMHEPYTFLNGLTVSDMEDLVEDIQVYMELEQGKNVDFWRDMTIITEDEIAKLRKLEASGKGGPGERRDGVNASVSSDVQSVFKGKTYNQLQALYQGIESKIRAGGPNLDIGYWESLLQQLKAYMARARLRERHQDVLRQKLYKLKQEQGVESEPLFPIIKQEPASPSDRLDPEESLEAQPGPSSEPEAEQDAEAKGDAEGEAVLMEEDLIQQSLDDYDAGRYSPRLLGPNELPFDAHVLEAEEDAHRLLLLRQQLQVTGDASESTDDIFFRKAKEGMGADEAQFSVEMPLTGKAYLWADKYRPRKPRFFNRVHTGFEWNKYNQTHYDFDNPPPKIVQGYKFNIFYPDLIDKRSTPEYFLEACQDNKDFAILRFHAGPPYEDIAFKIVNREWEYSHRHGFRCQFANGIFQLWFHFKRYRYRR; from the exons ATGGGTTCCGGGTCGCGCAGCCCGGGCCGGGGCGGCCGCTCGGAGCGGGAAAGGAACCGGGACCGGGAAAAGGAACGGGACCGGGAAAAGGAACGGGATCGGGAAAAGGAATGGGACCGGGACCGAGAAAGGGATCGGGATCGGGGACGCTCGCGGTCCGGGAGCCGCGGGCGGCGGCACCGCAGCCGGAGCAGGAGCCGGAGTCGGGGCCGACGCCGGGAGCCGAGCTCGGG CTCGGACTTCGGCGATGAgagacagaaatggaaaaagaagaaaaggagcagCAGCCGGGACCGGCACCATAAGGACCGGAGGAAGCAGCGCTCACGGTCTCGGGGCCGCTCCTCCGACTCCAGCCCGGAGCGCGGGCGGGACAGGGCAGCGCGGAGCCGGGAGCGGCGCCGCAGGAGGGATGGATCCAAGTCCTCCGTGTCTTCCGTCAGCTCCCCTTCCCCGCCACGGCCCCGGGGCCGGGAGgagccggagcagcagctgagcctgCAGGAGCGGCTGAGGCTgagggaggagaagaagaaacaggCGGCTCTGCTAAAGGCCCTGGAGACACCCGAGGAGAAGCGAGCACGGAGGTTGGCCAAGAAGGAGgccaaggaaagaaagaagcgGGAGAAGATGGGCTGGGGTGAGGAATATATGGGCTACACCAACACTGACAATCCCTTCGGGGACAACAATCTGCTGGGCACATTCATCTGGAGCAAG GcactggaaaagaaagggaTCAGCCATCTGGACGAGAAGGATCTGAAGGAGAGGAACAAGCGAATCCAGGAGGACAATcgcctggagctgcagaag GTGAAGCAGCTGCGTCTGGAGCGGGAACGGGAAAAAGCCATgcgggagcaggagctggagatgcTGCAGCGGGAGAAAGAGGCAGAACACTTCAAAacctgggaggagcaggaggacaaCTTTCACTTGCAACAGGCCAAGCTGCG GTCTAAGATCCGGATTCGGGATGGGAGGGCAAAACCCATTGATCTTCTGGCCAAGTACATCAGCGCAGAGGATGATGATCTGGCCGTGGAGATGCACGAGCCCTACACCTTCCTAAATGGCTTGACTGTCTCTGACATGGAGGACCTGGTGGAGGACATCCAG GTATACATGGAACTGGAGCAAGGGAAGAACGTGGACTTCTGGAGGGACATGACCATCATCACGGAGGATGAGATAGCCAAGCTTCGCAAGCTGGAGGCTTCTGGGAAAGGAGGACCAG GGGAGCGTCGGGATGGTGTCAATGCCTCGGTCAGCTCAGATGTGCAGTCCGTGTTCAAGGGGAAGACATACAACCAGCTGCAAGCTCTGTACCAGGGTATTGAGAGCAAGATCCGGGCAGGAGGGCCCAACCTGGACATCGGGTACTGGGAGagtctcctgcagcagctgaaggctTACATGGCTCGGGCCAG gTTGCGGGAGCGGCACCAGGATGTGCTGCGTCAGAAGCTGTACAAGCtgaagcaggagcagggtgtgGAGAGTGAACCACTCTTCCCCATCATCAAGCAGGAGCCAGCTTCCCCCAGTGACAG GCTGGATCCCGAGGAGAGCCTTGAGGCACAGCCAGGGCCATCCTCAGAgccagaggcagagcaggatgCGGAGGCCAAGGGAGATGCAGAGGGGGAGGCTGTGCTGATGGAGGAGGATCTGATCCAGCAGAGCCTGGATGACTATGATGCGGGCAGGTACAGCCCCCGGCTGCTGGGCCCCAACGAGTTGCCCTTCGATGCCCACGTTCTGGAGGCCGAGGAGGACGCGCACCGGCTGCTGCTCCTgcgccagcagctccaggtgacaG GTGATGCTTCTGAGAGCACCGATGACATCTTCTTCCGTAAGGCCAAGGAGGGCATGGGCGCAGACGAGGCGCAGTTCAGCGTGGAGATGCCGCTCACAGGCAAGGCCTATCTGTGGGCTGACAAGTACCGGCCACGCAAGCCTCGCTTCTTCAACCGTGTGCACACAGGCTTCGAGTGGAACAAGTACAACCAGACCCACTATGACTTTGACAACCCCCCCCCCAAGATCGTGCAGGGCTATAAGTTCAACATCTTCTACCCCGATCTCATTGACAAGCGCTCGACGCCCGAGTACTTCCTGGAAGCCTGCCAGGACAACAAGGACTTCGCCATCCTGCGCTTCCATGCCGGGCCACCCTATGAGGACATCGCCTTCAAGATCGTCAACAGGGAGTGGGAGTATTCCCACCGGCATGGCTTCCGCTGCCAGTTTGCCAATGGCATCTTCCAGCTCTGGTTCCACTTCAAGCGTTACCGTTACCGCCGGTGA